cgcctaaacattgctttaaaagcgaaattagcctattctggacatgctcgccataaggcaggtgtgcagacgactcgcactagctccgaaagaaacaacgccacattcctcgagcaattcctgaactttcttcttcattaatctttctcaaatatcaaactcctgtcacacttacactgattccacgcgtgagtcggaaattaacttgttccgaaaatccgggtcttacactaatgagctctttgagcttctggatattttccttggctggttggttttgttttcagatcagaaactgaaggagaaggaaggccaagaagcatggaattgaaggaggggttaaagaggcttgaagaggagttacaaagaagctaaaaagtctttccagcgagcttgaagcgcctaggcgctagttatATTTTTTGAGccttctggaattggcgcctaggcgttgggaattggcgcctaggcgctgggaaccTTCCATAGAGCATGTTTtcagctggaattggcgctcaagcgctctgaattggcgcttgagcgcccagactcgcctGTTTttcctataaattggtttttagacatttctcttggaaccttttgtcatttatcatattttcataagttagaagagagggtttgagttctggagcttgaggagctttctctaagccctatgtttcaggtttcatctttatcttcttgtatggatttcatagccatgtttggctaaaaccccttttgctttgggttctttgtaagacttatgatgttttaatcttaaatCTTATTTCTATTCACGaatcttctgagtaaacccttgaatcccatatccatgctttatgtttcaagttagaacatgtgctagctttatgcttttctataatagaacggaagtttgttatagattagggacttgttgtgggattacctcttctatgcttgctactaggaatagaggaagggttggggtttgttggcctgaattgcatgcttaatgcctttagcaaatgattaggttatcaaggaattgtgcctatcttttggcttgagataattttctatgcgaggcatcgatagatgattgattaggctggAACATCAAAGAGAGACCCAGAGTTTtatggatagaataggttgattagaactgaattagttaaacaagaacccaaggcatgctcaccattgtcctcacacacttatatttcaattgcttgttaattaatcaccaaaacaatcaacctttaaaactgaattttactcgctttcctaccgtgaactcgaggcttaaactgaattgccacaccaattccctgtggttcgataatttaaaattgggtagattctgtacacttgcagattgaccaacaagtttttggcgccgttgctggggaattgtttgtggtttttggtttaagtttttagtttgtggttttattttagttttgaacttgtctagaattggtgctactaatatTTCTCTGTTTTAGTGTCATACTTTCAGGTTGCTCTCGAGAGAGACATCGTCATGGGTGGTCGTATGatagaggaggagatgcaagcccacattgaggcgagaatccaagaggggatcaccctccggttacgtgaacaagaagttgagaatgccaaccggtctcttcgggaactcacttcaGCTACTATGAGTTttgactatcccgggagcattgttTTTCCCGAGGGAGTTGGAAACTTTgagttgagaccggcattcatcaacttggtgagccaaaacaaatatggtggaggtgctctagaagatccacatgctcacatggagaAGTTCATctggaattgcaacacttaccgggtgaacaatgttccggcggatgcaattcggttgagcttgtttccattttctttgaaggacatcattgaggaatggctgaattcaaagcctcaagggagcttcactacttgggaagacttagcagaaaaattcacaacaaggttcttcccaagagctcttttgaggaaattgaaaaaagacatcatgaattttgtgcaaatCGCTGaagagaatctctatgaagcttgggagcgcttcaagaagctcttgaggaaatgccctcaacacaatctcacccaagctgaattagttgcaacattttatgatggtctacaatactcttggaggtttggcctagatgcggcttcaaatggcgagttcgatgctcttccccaacaagcggggtatgacttaatagaaaagatggcagcgagagccatgaactctgaaaatgatcgccaaacccgaaggagtaagcttgaagtggaagcttacgacaagctcttggcctccaacaagcaactctccgaaCTAATTgcggagattcaaaatcacataaaggcaaccaatttggtcggtgctacagcagccaaagtggagtgtgtggctaTTGGAGGGCCCAATGTTAGTGAATTTTGCACCATTACTAGTCAGGGTTTCCGAGGTCAAAGCTCTGGTCTTTCTCAACAAGTCCAAGAGCAAGTTGGTGAAAATAATGGtggcaagaagagcttagaggagctattggagagttgcatcaaccgcatgaacaacaaccataagaaccaagaggcggctatcaagaacttggagaaccaacttggccagctagccaagcaaattgccgaaaggcctcaaggtaaatttccttccgataCTTTCCCCAATCCCGAACAAGAAAGTGCTTCTGCTATGACTACTAGAAGTGGTAGAGTGTTGAATGGGTTAGAAAAGAAagcagagggagaaaagagtgAGGAGGAAGGGAGTGTTCCTATTAAAACTAGAGTAATGAATGATTCTATTCCTGAACTTAGCAAAGTTccatttcctaaagcattggctaaaggacattttaaataagagaaggaagttgagtgaggttgatgaaactattatgatgaccgaggagtgtagtgccattttgcaaaggaaaatgcctaagaagagaagggatcctaggagttttactatcccagtgAAGATTGACgggttgactgttgttgaagccttgtgtgatttgggagcgagcatcaacttgatgccgcttagcatgtttagaaggctgaacttaggagaggtcaccccgaccatgctctccttacaaatggcggaccgatccctaaaaacaccttatgggatcattgaagataTGATGGTTAAGGTTGATAAGTATGTGTTCCCAATTGATTTTGTGGTGCTAGACATGGAGGAAGATGCTAAGATgcctctcattcttggtcgacccttcttagccactggcagggcgaagatcgatgttgataagggttagttcattctcagagttggtgaggacaaggtaagacttttggttttcaatcctaatttgcaaaccaacattaatgatggttttgtttgtgatatgatcaaaagcttgtccaggtcttcaaaggagacccccaaggtaagtgaaaaagatgttgagcttaataaagttctcatcaagcttgttagtgaaaacaagtatggggggtctaaagatgagaatttccaagcccACATCGCCCGGTTCACacaagctagtcaccttgttaagatggaaggtgtgactagtgatgagctcaagattaagctcttccctcactccttgaaggggggagcaaggatttggtacaatggtttagatgataccctctcttgggaggaattgttccaaaggttttgtgcaaggttcctaccttgcCCATGTGGTAAgaagattgatggtaaggaatttccttcctaacaccaaaggaaggagagtccacctaggagtATAACTTAGgactgcttgggagacaacccaagtcttgttttatttcgcttgtttgtttgttgcattttgttTGAGGAGAGAGCATGCAACTCAATAGCGGGAGGCGGTTCTATAGCCTCCGTGCTTGACTTGGAGAGGAGGTGTATCTCTTTCCTTTAAGTtaattcatgcatttttagcatattttctcTTTGTAGAACTTTCTTTTCTGTTTCATCATGCATAGTAAGTTAGAGTCGTTTTggggtctttacttccttatacTCACATGTTGTTGCTCGCAAGTTTTGCTCTCTAACGtgttgctggttttgaaaatgtttttgtgaatacttgtgttgtcttttggggatgagtgattgcatgctttggggaagagaggaggagacttcggtcttccgagtgtttcttatggatagagttgatgtgagtccataatggtccatctttgacccttcaccatataaTTTATCTGGAGGATCCTGTCTCACTCGTACTTCTTGattctgtattgatttcactctttgcatgctttgtgatacttgcacaattcttgagacttgtaggtttttgagcttcagagtttgttggcttgaacatttgtccctagttgtcctTTTTGAGtttattgaagatttctttgttagccaaatgattgggatggatgataggttggattttggggagtgttggtccttgcattgtgttggagctagtaattaaagttgggaatgtctcttgccccaaatgtaaaaaaagaagaaaaagaaaaaaaaaaaaaagactcctaatcaagttggagttgaaaaaaagaaaaaatagaagaaaagaaagtttaaaaaggggtcaagagacttgtgcttaaaaagtttgttgttaaagctccggggttactaataggaccacactcaagatgcttgaagctctagccttccttagggaccaaccaccttgtacttcaccaagccaacatttcaaccctttgaagtctcattgactttgtgcatgtttgatctctgttgctcttgagtgaatgatatccagaacctatgaactactTGTGTGCTCAATGCACTTAATATATATCTCACcctaggaattttagatctatatgcttctcatgatgaACTCTACACTCTCCTTTGtctaaaagttgcatgaagtggattgttgagtctttcttttggaaccagctgtAGTTGCTAAATCCCCTGCTTTTGTGTGAAGTGTTCCTTGTTGGgcacttgttttgggagcatttcttgcgcttgagggcaagcgagtgttttttacgctcgagggcgagttgtcgttgagtatagtggtgtgatgaccctagtttagtagtgtttttagggtcatttctttgtttgttttaagtctttttgttgagtctcatgtagtgtttcatgcatttttatctttctttgagtctttactttgttttggtaattttgtagttttatagggacttttcttgcattttaagtaagtttaggacttgcatgattttcttatgttatttgagggtcctctttgctaatgagctctttgagcttttggatattttccttggcttgttggttttgttttcagatcagaaactgaaggagaaggaaggccaagaagcatggaattgaaggaggggttaaagaggcttgaagaggagttacaaagaagctaaaaagtctttccagcgagcttggagcgcctaggcgctgggaattggcgcgtAGGCGCTAGTTATATTTTTTGAGccttctggaattggcgcctaggcactgggaattggcgcctaggcgctgggaaccttccagagagcatgttttcagctggaattggcgctctgaattggcgcctgagcgcccagactcgcccgttttgcctataaattggtttttagacatttctcttggaaccttttgaaattttatcatattttcataagttagaagagagggtttgagttctggagcttgaggagctatctctaagccctatgtttcaggtttcatctttatcttcttgtatggatttcatagccatgtttggctaaaaccccttttgctttgggttctttgtaagacttatgatgttttaatcttaattcctatttctattcatgaatcttctgagtaaacccttgaatcccatatgcatgttttatgtttcaagttagaacatgtgctagctttatgcttttctataatagaacgaaagtttgttatagattagggacttgttgtgggattacctcttctatgcttgctactaggaatagaggaagggttggggtttgttggcctgaattgcatgcttaatgcctttagcaaatgtttaggttatcaatgaattgtgcctatcttttggcttgagaggattgtctatgcgaggcatcgatagatgattgattaggctagaacatcaaggagagacccAGAGTTTtatggatagaataggttgattagaactgaattagttaaacaagaacccaaggcatgctcaccattgtcctcacacacttatatttcaattgcttgttaattaatcaccaaaacaatcaacctttaaaactgaattttactcgctttcctaccgtgaactcgaggcttaaactgaattgccacaccaattctctgtggttcgataatttaaaacatgGTAGATTCTGTACTCTTACTGATTGACCAACAGAAGGTCGTGAGCATAAGTCGAGTAGGGGATGACTTGCTAGTTGAAGGTGGATTTTCTTGTTTGTAGCTCTCTTGGGGGTTGCTCACTGGGGTTTTGTTGATTTTGAGGTTTGGTTTCTTCAATCCTTTTGTATTTGTTagactgtttttttttttttgagttatcTTTCCTTTTTGCAGAATTTCACTATCCTTTAAAAAGTTTAAAGAAAAACTGTGCATGTCTTTTTAGTTTattcattaatatatatatttttctttctaaaaaaagTTGAACAGAAACATAGTCAGTACTCAGTAGTCACGCATATTTGAAGTACTTTAGTAGGACATACTCTCTCACCTTAAAGCATAAACATCTTTTTGTTTAGCAAATTACCCATTGAGAAATTGTGGCGGATAGTCCTCAAAATACtgattttttttagaatttcaacttgtgttttccatttttaagattttcaaaaatcatatatatatatatatatatatatatatatatatatatatatataaaagtcaCATTATAAGAGAGGGATAAACTGAATTCTAGTATAACATAGGTGCTCACATGGACAAAAAACATAACATACAAggagaaaaaaattgagaagTGTGAATAACACTCTCTTATTCGTTAGTTAAAATTTATGTGAATCACACTAATTTGGAAATAAGACTCATAATATTATTAGTGGACCTCACGTAAATTTCAACCTAATAAAACTTAGCAATATTctataattaaaatttttatgCAAGCCTAAGTTGCTGAAGGGATGACTCCACATCGATCAGATGGCCCCCATTTGCTTCCAGGGAATCTTTATAGGTCTTCCCACAGTATTTTTGAGGGTTTTCATCATCAACAAATTCTATACCCGGGCTAACAATTTTGTCCAACGAAGGTCCATGAAGGGTGACGACAGAGAACCTTTGCACCTTATTGTTGTCAACAATAACTCGATGAATATGACTTTTATATTTCCCATTGGTTAAGATCTACAATTAAACATGCATATATTAATTAGAGAGGAGAGGCAGGTGCAAATTGTTCAAATAACAACGCACAAGATATTAGTTAATCACaagtaaatatataataatccatttaatttgtttaagattttttaaccaaaataaaaacttcattaataaaaaattacttttaacaATATGTTAGGTGTTTGAAtaatttagtattttattttctaataatCAAAGTTTTAATATAAAACCCCAATTTtagtataaaaaatgaaataatcacactaaaaaaaaaagaaaaaatacactttaaaaaataataatcttaCGGGCGATTCTATGATGAACCATGTTAGAGACGTATATATTCAATAAATATGTTTCCACTACTTACACTTATCACatgatttatattatatttaatatgtGCTAAAATTAATTAGCAGAGTAACTATTTTAACTTGTGAATCATATTTTCTTAGTCCACAGTAGACATAacctaatttaaataaattgaatATAAGTACCTCAAGATGATCACCAAGTTGGATGAGTATGCCGCGACTAGGAATATAAACATTGATCCACTTTCCTTTATGTGATAGGATTTGTAGACCACCATTTACATCTTGCATGAGGGTAACTACAAAGCCAGGATCAGTGTGTTCAGGAATACCAACAGCACTCTTGGATCTAGAATTTGGTGGGTAAAGATTCATGGCCATTACATCAAACCCTGAGTTCAAGTTGAATGCCTTTTCTATGTATGCTTCTTCAAACCCTAAGGTTTTTGACACTGCCCTTGCCAATCCACCTACTATCTTTCTCATTTCTTTGGAATATTCTTCCAAACTTTTGCTGATGCACAAAATAACCAGAAATcaaattaaatgaaattataTGGATCACATCATAAAAACTATAATATAATTaactatatatattaattatatggGGACCGTAAAGTGGTCGTGCCATGAACATTTTATTAATacatgttatttataatatgaTGCTTATATCCTAAAATTTATCAATGtgcaaagaaatttttttaaccTGCGAACCAGATTTTTCTTGATACATAATAAACAAAGCCGTGATATAATAATTAAACCCTAACAAACGAGAACACATAATATATAGATTTAATACCTTAGATTTGATGGGTTGGAAGGAACGTGGTATTCAGGATGAGAAACAATCTTGAGATATTCCCTGTTTTCTTCAGCACTGGAGTTTAGATCCCATCGGATTTTATCTGGTGAGCCCCTTTTACAGTAGATCTTTCTGTCTTCAATTGTTGTTGGATCAAAGAAATCAGAAACCTCATTCAAAACACAGTCAAATACTTTATCTGGGATGGTATGGTTTACCAGCTGCATGCATGCTCCAAGTATTAATTGATCATATATATGTTTTGACATTTTGTTATATGCCTTTGTATGAGCCAAGAAAAACATGTCATTTACAAGCTAAAAATAACTGTTTTACAAATGAATTTTAGAATATAAGAAACATAATATAAATAACATATAACAAATGTTAAAAACATGATTTATGGGTGAAACGAGTTCTTGAAATTGTATGTTGTAGAACTGCCCTTGGCTTGTAGTATATATAATTTTCAAACAAGTGTAATTAACTTCAAAGGAAATATAGCATGTAAATGGCATACCATACAAGGTTTTTAAGGGTCTATTACGTTTTTTCAGAATCTTTCCACATGACCATTATAAAAAATGTGCGTCTAGGTGGTGAGACGCAGAATCGAACAGGCACTTAGTGTGTatttggtttcaaatctgaagaggtcaaacgtggatccagaaattcaaaagcaactatttcttacTTTTGTAAACGTGGATCagggccaaacgtggatcctgAATGAGTTTTCTAAACACACACTAAATTACATATCTCAACCTTATTTTTACAATAATAGTAAAAGATTATTTTCTGTTTCTTACAATTTTGAGAATTGTGAGATTAATAAATCCgatattttttttagttatttGGATTTGGAGGGCTAGAGACGCATAAACCACAATTAAAAGTTAACCTAAACATGAAATAGATATATAGTAGTATAAAAGAGTTCAAGAGAGTTACGTAAAAGAAACCATATTCTTGGCATGCACGGCGGAGGTATTCAAGAGCAATGAGTTTCTGATCAGAGTCATCTGAGAGCAGTAGAGAGTAATCAACTGTGGGAATTTCATCATCAGAAGCTGAATAAGAATCAACATGATGCTGGTCTAAAAAAATTTGAGAAAATTTATTGGAATAAATTGGGGAAACTCCCAAATCAGGCAGAGAAGAATGTAATTGGGCTACAAATGATGATATTTCAGCCATTAAAAAGGTAATTAAAGAAAGCAATTAAGATTTCTATATATGCTGAGATACATGAACTTGTGTTATACCATCTATATATAGGAGTATTGCGAAGACAAAAAAAGTTTGTTGTATGACAAGCACACCCAACTTGGCATTTGATATTGTCCTTTTTAATTTCAAATCAAATACTAAAAGGGAAGTATTCTGCTCACATCCAAAATTAAATTACAACCCGAGACTAAAAACTAAGGATAAAATAGAGAAACATCCCATACGGGTTAactaaatgactcatgagaaagtttgggttaaataacccatcatccaatcacattgaagataaatgaggtgaaaataaattaataaataaaatatagaaatttcacctcacttatcttcaatgtgattggatgatgagttatttaaccaaaactttctcatgagtcatttagacaaccccatttGCATATGGATTAGATAAAGGAAAAAAAGTTTGTGGAAAATGATGAAATAAATTCGTTATTAATTTGTCATAGGATATATTTCATAAAAGATAAAGTTAATGTGTGGTTGTTAGTTCATTCTATTTCTTgattattactccctccggtcctatttataagcatgaaagagaagaaaaaccttggtcctttttataagaaccaaatgaaagtttgagctatattaattaattttttccaatgatgcccttattaattctaacttgtaaaatgtgtctcattaattattctctctctttcccactttccaacactaataacaaagggtaattttggaagtttattttgatttaagacaaatttaatgcattttatctagtttaactacatttcttaaactatgtgaattttttttttttgttgcttataaataggaccggagggagtagatTAGAGTTGATGTTCGATCATCACCcttagaaaataaatattcattttaattaaaattaaaaataaattcctCCTATGTGACATAGTGTGATAATTAGATGTCGGTGTAAATTGTTTTACACTATGAATTAAACCAAAATTCGAACTAAATTTACATCCAAACTAAATTTACATAAATTTGCGGAGCCTATATATTAATCTCATAAGTTATATACTAATCGCTTATTGGGAAAGTGAACAATTGTCATGACTCATATCaactaaatattaatattataagtTGGTTACATTATTTATTTCGGTAGCATATTGAATAACTATGTTGATTCCAAAACCGCTAACTGGTTTCAGTTCTATGTTCTTTAACaaccaagttttttttttttttgaaataacaaCCAAGCTTTCTATTTGGTATGTTAGTAAACAATTTCTTTTTAGAAATAATTTAAAGtacatttaattatatattattgATTAGGAAAATTCTATGTACATTCAGGCActatgttttttatttgttataaaatttaatattttatataccTTAAGGGAATATATGGAGCATAACAAACTCTCGTATTTGATAGGTCTCAGGTTTGAACCCCgttctgttcaaaaaaaaataggtTTGAACCCCCGTTGGTCCCGTTGAGGTGAGGTAAATCTAAATCTTCTGTAAGTAATTTTTAGCCCAACAACTTTTCTTGTCTTAAACTCGGGCGCCATCCCCGACCTATTTGAAGAGGTTCAAGTGTAGATCTATTACATTTAGTAAGGTAGCAAGGATGAGGTGATCATACATTTCAATCCCTACAAGTACTACTAATTACTGATAGTTCTTccctgaagaaaaaaaaaaccattgtcGATGACCGGTACGTGATGAGAAGCTTGGTGGTAGGGCGTGGTGGCGGGAAAAGTTTTTTTACGAGCTTTTAACACATGGGCGTGACAAGAAATCCTACACGGTTTTGGCTTCTTATTTGGGCTGGTTATATCTACACAGACATTTGCTTGACGATTCGACCACTGCAATTATTGATCTTGAAATTGAGAACAACTTATTAAAATTTAGGCCTGATTCGACGGTGTACGTATCCGTAGAGACATTCTACGACTATATCCTAGAGTTGATAGCTTGTAGAATTCTTCAAGTGCTATTTTTGTCatttttcatgtttttcttttgttttctatttttcctACTTTTGACCTACCTATTGCACATTTAGTATAAAATAGTGAGTTCTGGAAAGATAAACAATATTAGAAGGAAAAAAACCATGAGAAATTCACAGTAAAATGTATGTATTTTAGACGAGCATCAATTTGATCTTGATGGGTTGGTTCCTTCTGCAACACTTGCTCAGATGGAAGAATCAAAAGAGTTCATCTCGAGGTAAAAATTAGACAAAAAAAGTTCATCAGTTTAGCTCAAATCAAGCtcgaaaaaaaatcatttcttCTTATGAAACTATTTCCTAGAATTCTCCTTCCTCACACTTGTGTTGTTGTGTTACACATGTTTGTATTCAGTCGATGTTGAGTTAGTTACTTAGTTATCTTTTGTAACCTTCTATTCAGTTAGTGATTTAGAAGAATAGGAAATTATCTCTTTTTTAGGTAGGTATCTTAATAGATAcgtttattctatttttttatctttcattttaatcagGTTACTGAAAGTGTATTTGTTTCCACCCAACTTTAGGACTTTAATTGTTAAGCCTTTAGAGTTATAAATGGGCTAGCCACAATAAT
This is a stretch of genomic DNA from Lotus japonicus ecotype B-129 chromosome 1, LjGifu_v1.2. It encodes these proteins:
- the LOC130731788 gene encoding 2-oxoglutarate-dependent dioxygenase 19-like; translated protein: MAEISSFVAQLHSSLPDLGVSPIYSNKFSQIFLDQHHVDSYSASDDEIPTVDYSLLLSDDSDQKLIALEYLRRACQEYGFFYLVNHTIPDKVFDCVLNEVSDFFDPTTIEDRKIYCKRGSPDKIRWDLNSSAEENREYLKIVSHPEYHVPSNPSNLSKSLEEYSKEMRKIVGGLARAVSKTLGFEEAYIEKAFNLNSGFDVMAMNLYPPNSRSKSAVGIPEHTDPGFVVTLMQDVNGGLQILSHKGKWINVYIPSRGILIQLGDHLEILTNGKYKSHIHRVIVDNNKVQRFSVVTLHGPSLDKIVSPGIEFVDDENPQKYCGKTYKDSLEANGGHLIDVESSLQQLRLA